A region from the Pararge aegeria chromosome Z, ilParAegt1.1, whole genome shotgun sequence genome encodes:
- the LOC120636312 gene encoding mitogen-activated protein kinase kinase kinase 12-like, with product MDPLAQIEFGGARNTMKAEPPLGSTLAERDKKTLYWMSGVLECFSTVWSLFKTGEYEESQENDWEVPFELITELVYLGSGAQGVVFGGSLRGEMVAVKKLRDKNEANIKHLRKLNHENIVRFRGVCTVSQFHCLVMEYCQYGPLFDFLHSGVTFNPKQIVRWARDIALGMSYLHNNKIIHRDLKSPNVLIADNLVVKVSDFGTSREWNDVSAIMSFTGTVAWMAPEVIRHEPCSERVDVWSYGVVLWELLTQEVPYKSLETHAIMWGVGTDTIALPVPSTCPSSIQLLLNQCWNRVPRSRPPFKIIAAHLDMAGEELCSLDQETFNNTQAVWRQEVHSSMERLYSKIKKPAPQDAISQRQDDLKHARDVRYVYEQQLSRANELYMEVCTVRLQLEQRERIIAEKEIALKGCRCGIRKNLKYYHRQTSSSSDGAIVTENNRRRKKKHGVNNPAQLVVNYVEDKPNEGHTVTAAVEECADCICNDESIQNNNITAVTTVMDTIVEDNGNVIVKETGCNIEIPLNDNFVPELAHV from the exons ATGGATCCGTTAGCCCAAATTGAATTCGGAGGTGCTCGCAACACGATGAAGGCTGAGCCACCTCTTGGCTCTACATTGGCTGAGAGAGATAAAAAGACTTTATATTGGATGAGTGGTGTTTTAGAATGCTTTTCGACTGTTTGGTCACTTTTCAAAACTGGCGAATACGAAGAATCTCAAG AAAATGATTGGGAAGTGCCCTTTGAACTAATTACAGAATTGGTATATTTGGGATCTGGAGCTCAAGGGGTTGTTTTTGGAGGATCGTTACGAGGTGAAATGGTAGCAGTTAAGAAATTAAGAGACAAAAATGAGGCAAACATAAAACATCTAAGAAAATTAAATCATGAAAATATAG TTCGATTCCGTGGGGTTTGTACAGTGTCTCAATTTCACTGCCTTGTTATGGAGTACTGCCAGTATGGTCCTCTCTTTGACTTTCTCCATAGTGGTGTTACATTTAACCCCAAGCAGATAGTCCGATGGGCCAGGGATATTGCTCTAGGCATGAGCTACCTGCACAATAATAAGATAATACACAGGGATCTTAAGAGTCCTAA tgttctGATTGCTGATAATCTTGTAGTCAAAGTCAGTGACTTTGGAACAAGTCGAGAATGGAATGATGTCAGCGCTATTATGAGTTTTACTGGTACTGTTGCATGGATGGCTCCAGAAGTTATCCGCCATGAGCCATGCTCTGAAAGAGTTGATGTGTGGTCTTATGGTGTTGTTCTATGGGAGCTCCTCACACAGGAAGTTCCATACAAGAGTCTAGAGACACATGCTATCATGTGGGGAGTGGGAACTGATACAATTGCACTACCGGTACCTTCAACATGCCCAAGTAGCATACAACTCTTGCTTAATCAATGCTGGAACAGGGTGCCTCGCAGCAG ACCACCATTCAAGATCATTGCAGCCCATTTAGACATGGCAGGTGAAGAGCTTTGCTCCTTGGACCAGGAAACTTTCAATAACACGCAAGCGGTTTGGCGCCAAGAAGTGCACAGTAGCATGGAGAGATTATATTCAAA GATTAAAAAGCCTGCACCTCAAGATGCGATCAGTCAACGTCAAGATGATTTAAAACATGCCCGTGATGTACGCTATGTTTATGAGCAACAGCTCTCCAGGGCCAATGAACTCTACATGGAAGTGTGCACTGTACGTTTGCAGCTTGAACAACGTGAACGGATCATTGCTGA GAAGGAAATAGCTCTAAAAGGATGCCGGTGCGGAATTCGCAAAAACTTAAAGTACTACCACCGCCAGACATCTTCATCTTCAGATGGAGCCATCGTCACGGAAAATAATCGTCGACGAAAGAAGAAACACGGCGTCAACAATCCTGCTCAGCTGGTAGTGAACTATGTTGAGGATAAGCCAAACGAGGGTCACACAGTCACCGCTGCGGTCGAAGAATGTGCTGATTGCATCTGTAACGATGAAAGCATACAGAACAACAACATTACAGCTGTCACGACTGTTATGGACACCATAGTCGAGGATAATGGCAATGTCATCGTAAAAGAAACTGGATGCAATATTGAGATTCCTCTCAATGATAACTTTGTTCCAGAACTCGCTCATGTTTAA
- the LOC120636567 gene encoding uncharacterized protein LOC120636567 has translation MRRGGGRTRCAQPRSKHESSSSSSSSSLDVFQTPPTSAGDVTPPPVRRTCRGGTTRRHQYKKDDDHSTSASLGQQGLRAPANAPVTGGVVRRMRWSQSINESVMRAYYGATEGGTNLTSYRSRMLSMFQALQPTMTVTAQRLSDQVRAIQRRHLLDEAQLERLRLALPQINAIRSLPQQTVQTNIQEELQDGVDLAVSTDQDDVLLRSALEDAILMYRYKPLHLRPKLPRLPIHRRNMALVGVLDQILGEYLITSEDLSDTHSILFCGAVTACRIAGIQFPEPRTTPQRTDQAPAWRIRIERRITLARTLIAKLICFREGNNRPRVMRFVSQAFAGSNIHPSQYLVCVTDRIDFLKQKVYTWAQRIRRYKERYDRYHQNRIFQRDQRKVYRNWERSGASVSDGEPPTSDAMSDFWRSIWSAPVCHTNGIWMNVVREKCAAVEPMIPITITADNVSCAIRLASNWNCPDPDGLHNFWLKWFRSAHFVLAAQFQNAIDTKSLPTFMTTGVTFLLHKSGNTTDTKNFRPITCLPTIYKLLTSILTSKITTHINANNILANTQNGCKSRSRGTKELLIIDTAICQQVRRNRKNLMAAWIDYKKAYDSVPHSWLMEVIRLYKVDATLCSFLESCMRQWMTVLRHPGAVENSESTEPIGIRRGIFQGDSLSPLWFCLALNPLSTC, from the coding sequence atgagaCGCGGTGGTGGCAGAACGAGATGCGCACAACCGAGATCCAAACATGagtcatcgtcgtcgtcgtcgtcgtcgtcgttggATGTATTTCAAACCCCACCAACATCTGCGGGTGATGTGACGCCTCCTCCAGTACGAAGGACATGCAGGGGCGGCACCACGCGACGACATCAATATAAAAAGGACGACGACCATTCAACATCGGCTAGCTTGGGGCAACAGGGGCTACGGGCTCCCGCGAATGCTCCCGTTACCGGTGGTGTAGTGCGTCGCATGAGATGGTCTCAATCCATCAATGAGAGCGTCATGCGTGCGTACTATGGGGCGACAGAGGGGGGAACTAACCTCACTTCGTACCGATCAAGGATGCTGTCCATGTTTCAGGCGCTTCAACCAACAATGACCGTGACTGCCCAACGATTGTCGGATCAGGTGCGGGCTATCCAGCGACGTCACCTGCTGGATGAGGCTCAACTTGAGCGGCTGCGCTTAGCCTTACCACAGATAAATGCCATCCGTAGCTTACCTCAGCAAACAGTGCAAACCAACATCCAAGAGGAGTTACAGGATGGTGTCGATCTAGCAGTAAGTACTGACCAGGATGATGTGCTTTTGAGGAGTGCTTTGGAAGATGCGATTTTGATGTATAGGTATAAACCTCTTCATTTAAGACCAAAACTGCCTCGGTTGCCCATACATAGACGAAATATGGCGTTAGTGGGAGTTCTAGACCAGATATTAGGTGAATACCTCATAACATCTGAGGACCTAAGTGATACGCATTCGATTCTATTCTGCGGAGCCGTTACGGCGTGTCGTATTGCAGGTATTCAATTCCCTGAACCACGTACGACTCCGCAGCGGACGGATCAAGCTCCAGCTTGGCGGATCAGAATTGAAAGGCGTATCACACTGGCTAGAACTCTCATTGCTAAGCTTATCTGCTTCAGAGAGGGTAATAATCGCCCTAGAGTCATGCGATTTGTGAGCCAGGCTTTTGCTGGGAGTAACATACATCCGTCCCAGTACTTAGTCTGTGTTACGGATCGCATTGACTTCCTGAAGCAGAAAGTTTATACATGGGCACAACGTATCAGGCGATACAAAGAGCGTTATGACCGATACCATCAGAATCGTATTTTTCAAAGAGACCAACGGAAAGTGTATAGGAACTGGGAACGATCTGGTGCTAGTGTGTCAGATGGGGAACCACCGACTTCCGATGCTATGTCAGACTTCTGGCGTAGTATCTGGTCGGCCCCTGTATGTCACACTAATGGTATTTGGATGAACGTTGTCAGGGAAAAATGTGCAGCGGTGGAACCAATGATTCCAATTACTATTACGGCGGATAACGTAAGTTGTGCAATTCGACTGGCATCAAACTGGAACTGTCCAGATCCGGACGGACTGCACAACTTCTGGCTAAAATGGTTCCGTAGTGCGCATTTTGTCTTGGCAGCGCAATTTCAAAATGCCATTGACACTAAGTCGTTACCGACATTTATGACAACTGGTGTCACGTTCCTACTACACAAATCCGGAAATACCACGGACACTAAAAACTTCCGACCGATTACATGCTTACCCACAATCTATAAGCTACTTACATCCATTTTGACATCAAAAATAACGACGCATatcaatgcaaataatattttggccAATACTCAGAATGGATGTAAGTCCCGGTCTCGTGGTACAAAGGAACTCCTCATCATTGATACTGCTATTTGCCAGCAGGTTCGGCGAAACAGAAAAAACCTCATGGCTGCTTGGATTGATTACAAGAAGGCCTATGATTCGGTGCCTCATTCGTGGCTCATGGAAGTCATTCGGTTGTATAAAGTCGATGCAACTCTATGCTCTTTTCTTGAGTCATGCATGAGGCAGTGGATGACAGTCCTTCGTCACCCAGGAGCTGTTGAGAACTCTGAATCGACTGAACCGATAGGAATTAGGCGGGGTATTTTCCAGGGCGATAGTTTGAGTCCTCTATGGTTTTGCCTAGCCCTTAATCCTCTCAGTACTTGCTGA